From the Pseudomonas baltica genome, one window contains:
- the rpsT gene encoding 30S ribosomal protein S20 translates to MANSPSAKKRAKQAEKRRSHNASLRSMVRTYIKNVVKAIDTKDAEKAQAAYVLAVPVIDRMADKGIIHKNKAARHKSRLNGHIKALSQAAA, encoded by the coding sequence GTGGCCAACTCACCTTCTGCCAAAAAACGTGCAAAACAGGCTGAGAAGCGTCGCAGCCACAACGCCAGCCTGCGTTCCATGGTTCGCACCTACATCAAGAATGTAGTCAAAGCCATCGACACAAAAGACGCCGAAAAAGCACAAGCTGCTTACGTTCTGGCTGTGCCTGTCATCGACCGTATGGCCGACAAGGGCATCATCCACAAGAACAAGGCTGCTCGCCACAAGAGCCGCCTGAACGGCCACATCAAAGCACTGAGCCAGGCTGCTGCCTGA
- the ribF gene encoding bifunctional riboflavin kinase/FAD synthetase: MQLVRGLHNLRPQHRGCVATIGNFDGVHRGHQAILVRLRERAVELGVPSCVVIFEPQPREYFAPESAPARLARLRDKLELLAAEGVDQVLCLAFNQRLSKLSAAEFVDTILVDGLGVKHLEVGDDFRFGCDRLGDFDFLTQVGSANGFTVEAARTVEMQGVRVSSTQVRKALAVADFKLAEALLGRPFQITGRVLHGQKLARQLGWPTANVQLKRRRVPFTGVYLVSVEIDGKQWPGVANIGVRPTVAGDGKAHLEVHLLDFAGNLYDRRLTVAFHHKLRDEQRFASLEALKSAIDADVAAARAHRP; this comes from the coding sequence ATGCAGCTGGTTCGAGGTCTCCACAACCTGCGGCCCCAGCATCGGGGCTGTGTCGCCACCATTGGCAATTTCGACGGCGTTCATCGCGGTCACCAGGCTATCCTGGTGCGGCTGCGCGAGCGTGCCGTGGAGTTGGGCGTGCCCAGCTGTGTGGTGATTTTCGAGCCTCAACCGCGCGAGTATTTTGCGCCCGAGAGTGCACCGGCCCGTTTGGCCCGCTTGCGCGACAAGCTCGAGCTGCTAGCCGCCGAGGGCGTCGATCAGGTGCTTTGCCTGGCGTTCAACCAGCGCCTGAGCAAACTGAGCGCCGCTGAATTCGTCGATACCATTCTGGTCGACGGCCTGGGCGTCAAGCACCTCGAAGTCGGCGATGATTTTCGCTTCGGCTGCGACCGCCTGGGGGATTTCGATTTCCTCACTCAGGTCGGCAGTGCCAACGGCTTCACCGTCGAGGCCGCCCGTACCGTCGAGATGCAAGGCGTTCGCGTCAGCAGCACCCAGGTGCGCAAAGCGCTGGCCGTCGCCGATTTCAAGCTGGCCGAGGCTTTGCTCGGGCGGCCGTTCCAGATCACGGGGCGAGTGCTGCATGGCCAGAAGCTCGCCCGACAGCTGGGCTGGCCTACTGCCAACGTCCAGCTCAAGCGCCGTCGCGTGCCGTTTACCGGGGTGTACCTGGTGAGCGTCGAGATCGATGGCAAGCAATGGCCGGGAGTCGCCAACATAGGCGTGCGGCCAACCGTTGCAGGTGATGGCAAAGCCCACCTGGAAGTGCACCTGCTGGATTTTGCCGGCAATCTTTACGACCGGCGTTTGACGGTGGCTTTCCACCACAAGCTGCGCGATGAGCAGCGTTTCGCCTCCCTGGAGGCGCTGAAGTCGGCGATCGATGCGGATGTTGCCGCCGCACGAGCCCACCGCCCTTAA
- a CDS encoding thiamine pyrophosphate-binding protein: protein MIVAAAVLDVMRQEGASHIFCVPGQSIDCFLERLSESHKLVTIVAAHEAGAAYMADGYSRASGRFGVCLTIGGPGVTNTVTAMATARTDRSAVFLITGETGTEVQGCGGLQDSSSAGIDASAILSPLLVAQREAASAQIYRQLAYLFRRMLSPDSRGAVRLSVPMDVQVSDVAGQWKALPGALYCPRFIDVEACRSFWSRVGSSPRIAILAGSGCVQSAADGELLRFAERFSIPVATTLATKGIFPENHPLSMGVFGWYGNDPAIRALGTQALDVLIVIGSRLNMLSTLRWVKEFQPVAALIVNDINVSAVFNIFSIELAVHGDARTFLATLNSVGEDECSACLKSASQRRVWWSDLTNVTPRYKPIMPEDQDQVLIHPARIVTALQQVMPSNGMVFSDSGAHAFFVGHYFCSCSPGGWYSSIKYMGAMGWAIPALLARSWLGQISLVWL, encoded by the coding sequence ATGATCGTCGCGGCAGCGGTGCTCGATGTCATGCGTCAAGAAGGGGCGTCCCATATTTTCTGTGTGCCTGGGCAGTCCATCGATTGCTTCCTTGAGCGCCTAAGCGAAAGCCACAAACTGGTGACGATAGTCGCTGCGCATGAGGCGGGTGCTGCATACATGGCCGACGGCTACAGTCGCGCCAGCGGGCGGTTTGGTGTCTGCCTGACGATTGGTGGGCCCGGCGTCACCAATACCGTTACGGCAATGGCGACGGCTCGCACCGATCGATCGGCGGTATTCTTGATCACGGGCGAAACCGGCACCGAAGTGCAAGGCTGCGGCGGGCTTCAGGATTCCAGTAGCGCGGGTATCGATGCTTCGGCGATCCTCTCGCCGCTATTGGTCGCTCAGCGGGAGGCGGCATCCGCGCAGATTTATCGCCAGTTGGCTTATCTGTTTCGCAGGATGCTAAGTCCTGATTCTCGGGGGGCCGTGCGTCTGTCAGTACCGATGGATGTGCAGGTGTCGGATGTTGCTGGTCAGTGGAAGGCGTTGCCTGGGGCGTTGTACTGTCCGCGATTTATCGATGTTGAGGCGTGTCGCTCATTCTGGAGTCGGGTAGGAAGCAGTCCCAGGATTGCGATTCTGGCGGGCTCGGGTTGCGTTCAATCGGCTGCGGATGGCGAGCTGCTTCGTTTTGCCGAACGCTTCAGTATCCCGGTCGCAACTACGTTGGCGACCAAGGGTATATTTCCTGAGAATCATCCTTTGAGCATGGGTGTTTTTGGTTGGTATGGCAATGACCCCGCTATTAGAGCGCTGGGTACGCAGGCGCTGGATGTCCTGATAGTCATCGGCTCTCGGCTGAACATGCTCAGTACTTTGCGCTGGGTAAAGGAGTTTCAGCCAGTAGCGGCGTTAATTGTCAACGATATAAATGTCAGCGCAGTGTTCAATATTTTTTCTATTGAACTGGCAGTGCACGGCGATGCACGCACTTTTCTTGCGACTTTAAATTCGGTGGGTGAGGATGAATGCTCGGCATGTTTAAAAAGTGCGTCCCAGCGAAGAGTGTGGTGGTCGGACCTGACGAATGTTACCCCTCGCTATAAGCCGATAATGCCTGAAGACCAGGATCAGGTACTGATTCATCCCGCACGAATAGTGACTGCTTTACAGCAGGTTATGCCGAGCAACGGCATGGTGTTTTCCGATAGCGGCGCCCATGCGTTTTTCGTTGGCCATTATTTTTGTAGTTGTAGTCCGGGAGGGTGGTATTCATCGATCAAGTATATGGGGGCGATGGGTTGGGCAATTCCTGCGCTATTGGCGCGCTCCTGGCTCGGCCAGATAAGCCTTGTGTGGTTGTGA
- the murJ gene encoding murein biosynthesis integral membrane protein MurJ, whose product MNLLKSLAAVSSITMVSRVLGFVRDTLVARIFGAGMATDAFFIAFKLPNLLRRVFAEGAFSQAFVPILAEYKNQQGEEATRTFIAYVAGLLTLMLAVVTLIGVLAAPLVIWITAPGFADTPEKFKLTSDLLRVTFPYILLISLSSFVGAILNTWNRFSVPAFTPTLLNVSQIIFALFLTPYFNPPIMVLAWGVLAGGLAQLLYQLPHLKKIGMLVLPRLDLRNSGALRVMKQMGPAILGVSVSQISLIINTIFASFLAAGSVSWMYYADRLMELPSGVLGVALGTILLPTLAKTYANKDRHEYSRILDWGLRLCFVLVLPCSLALTLLAEPLTVALFQYGKFGAFDAAMTQRALVAYAVGLLGIILIKVLAPGFYAQQNIRTPVKIAIFTLVATQVLNLLFISHLQHAGLALAISGGACMNAGLLFWQLRKQNMFEPQPGWAVFLGKLVIAVLAMSAALLGMMHYMPAWSDGSMPERFLRLGLLVGTGVVVYFGMLLLLGFRLKDFARRGLS is encoded by the coding sequence ATGAACCTCCTCAAATCCTTGGCTGCAGTCAGCTCCATCACCATGGTTTCGCGGGTCCTGGGCTTCGTGCGCGATACATTGGTCGCGCGAATTTTCGGTGCCGGCATGGCCACCGATGCCTTCTTTATTGCCTTCAAGTTGCCCAATCTGTTGCGCCGCGTGTTCGCCGAGGGCGCTTTCTCCCAAGCGTTCGTGCCGATTCTGGCCGAATACAAGAATCAGCAAGGCGAGGAGGCAACCCGCACGTTCATCGCCTATGTCGCCGGCTTGCTGACCCTGATGCTGGCCGTGGTGACGCTGATCGGTGTGTTGGCCGCGCCGCTGGTGATCTGGATCACGGCCCCCGGTTTTGCCGATACGCCCGAAAAGTTCAAGCTCACCAGCGATCTGCTCAGGGTTACGTTTCCTTATATATTGCTGATCTCGCTGTCGTCTTTCGTCGGCGCGATCCTCAATACCTGGAATCGTTTTTCGGTCCCGGCCTTCACGCCTACGCTGCTCAATGTCAGCCAGATCATCTTTGCCCTGTTCCTCACGCCGTATTTCAACCCGCCCATCATGGTGCTGGCCTGGGGGGTGCTGGCCGGTGGCCTGGCGCAGTTGCTGTACCAACTGCCGCACTTGAAGAAGATCGGCATGCTGGTGCTACCGCGTCTCGATCTGCGCAACAGCGGCGCCCTGCGGGTGATGAAGCAGATGGGGCCGGCGATTCTCGGGGTGTCGGTCAGCCAGATTTCGCTGATCATCAATACCATCTTCGCCTCGTTTCTGGCGGCCGGATCGGTGTCGTGGATGTATTACGCCGATCGCCTGATGGAGTTGCCTTCGGGCGTGCTGGGTGTGGCCTTGGGCACTATCCTGTTGCCGACGCTGGCCAAGACCTATGCCAACAAGGATCGCCACGAGTATTCGCGCATCCTCGACTGGGGCCTGCGCCTGTGCTTCGTGCTGGTGCTGCCGTGTTCGCTGGCCCTGACGCTGTTGGCCGAGCCGTTGACAGTGGCGCTGTTCCAGTACGGCAAGTTCGGCGCCTTCGATGCGGCCATGACCCAGCGCGCGCTGGTCGCCTACGCCGTTGGTCTGCTTGGCATCATTCTCATCAAAGTGCTGGCGCCCGGCTTTTATGCGCAGCAGAACATTCGCACACCGGTGAAGATTGCGATTTTTACGCTGGTGGCCACGCAGGTGCTGAATCTGCTGTTCATTAGTCATCTGCAGCACGCCGGGCTGGCGTTGGCTATCAGTGGCGGCGCGTGCATGAACGCCGGGCTGTTGTTCTGGCAGTTGCGCAAGCAGAATATGTTCGAACCACAGCCGGGTTGGGCGGTGTTCCTCGGCAAGTTGGTGATTGCCGTGCTGGCGATGTCGGCGGCGCTGCTGGGGATGATGCATTACATGCCGGCCTGGAGTGATGGCAGCATGCCGGAGCGTTTCCTGCGCCTGGGGCTGTTAGTGGGCACCGGGGTAGTGGTTTATTTCGGCATGTTGCTGCTGTTGGGCTTTCGCCTCAAGGATTTTGCCCGCCGCGGCCTGAGCTGA
- the ileS gene encoding isoleucine--tRNA ligase — translation MTDYKATLNLPDTAFPMKAGLPQREPQTLERWNSIDLYRKLREIGKDRPKFVLHDGPPYANGTIHIGHALNKILKDMITRSKTLSGFDAPYVPGWDCHGLPIEHKVEVTHGKNLPADKTRELCRAYATEQIEGQKAEFIRLGVLGDWSNPYKTMNFTNEAGEIRALAEMVKGGFVFKGLKPVNWCFDCGSALAEAEVEYADKKSPTIDVAFPIADQQALADAFGLPGLSKPAAIVIWTTTPWTIPANQALNVHPEFQYALVDVGDRLLVLAEELVESSLARFGLQGTVVALTEGAKLELINFRHPFYDRLSPVYLANYVELGAGTGVVHCSPAYGVDDFNICKQYGLSNDDIIGPVQSNGVYVDSLEFFGGQFIFKANQNIVDKLAEVGALMHTEVVSHSYMHCWRHKTPLIYRATAQWFVGMDKQPETGDTLRVRAVKAIEETKFVPAWGQARLHSMIANRPDWCISRQRNWGVPIPFFLHKATGELHPRTVELMEQVAQRVEQEGIEAWFKLDAAELLGDEANQYDKISDTLDVWFDSGTTHWHVLRGSHPMGHETGPRADLYLEGSDQHRGWFHSSLLTGCAIDNHAPYRELLTHGFTVDENGRKMSKSLGNVIAPQKVNDTLGADIMRLWVASTDYSGEIAVSETILQRSADAYRRIRNTARFLLSNLSGFNPATDLLPADEMIALDRWAVDRTLLLQRELEEHYGEYRFWNVYSKVHNFCVQELGGFYLDIIKDRQYTTGADSIPRRSCQTALYHISEALVRWIAPILAFTADELWQYLPGERNESVMLNTWYEGLTELPQGFEMGREYWERIMAVKVAVNKEMENLRAAKVIGGNLQAEVTLYGDEALSADLNKLGDELRFVLITSKAAVAPFVQAPADAVVTEVPGLKLQVVKSGGVKCARCWHFREDVGVNPEHPEICGRCVDNISGAGEVRHYA, via the coding sequence ATGACCGACTACAAAGCCACGCTAAACCTTCCGGACACCGCCTTCCCCATGAAGGCCGGCCTGCCCCAGCGCGAGCCGCAAACGCTTGAGCGCTGGAACAGCATCGACCTGTACCGCAAGCTTCGCGAAATTGGCAAGGATCGTCCGAAATTCGTCCTGCACGATGGTCCTCCTTACGCCAACGGCACTATTCACATCGGTCACGCGCTCAACAAGATTCTCAAGGACATGATCACGCGCTCCAAGACCCTCTCGGGTTTCGACGCGCCTTATGTCCCGGGTTGGGACTGCCACGGCCTGCCGATCGAGCACAAGGTCGAGGTCACGCACGGCAAAAATCTGCCCGCGGACAAGACTCGCGAGCTCTGCCGCGCCTACGCCACCGAGCAGATCGAAGGGCAAAAAGCCGAGTTCATCCGTCTGGGCGTGCTGGGTGACTGGTCCAATCCCTACAAGACCATGAACTTCACCAACGAAGCCGGCGAGATCCGTGCCCTGGCGGAAATGGTCAAGGGCGGCTTCGTGTTCAAGGGCCTCAAGCCCGTCAACTGGTGTTTCGATTGCGGTTCGGCCCTGGCCGAGGCCGAGGTCGAGTACGCCGACAAGAAATCGCCGACCATCGACGTCGCCTTCCCGATCGCCGACCAGCAAGCTCTGGCTGACGCCTTCGGCCTGCCAGGCTTGAGCAAGCCGGCCGCGATCGTCATCTGGACCACTACCCCGTGGACCATTCCGGCCAACCAGGCGCTCAACGTGCACCCGGAATTCCAGTACGCCCTCGTCGATGTCGGCGACCGCCTGCTGGTGCTGGCCGAAGAGCTGGTCGAATCCTCGCTGGCCCGGTTCGGCCTGCAAGGCACCGTTGTGGCGCTGACCGAAGGCGCCAAGCTTGAGCTGATCAACTTCCGTCACCCGTTCTACGACCGTCTGTCGCCGGTGTACCTGGCCAACTACGTCGAGCTGGGTGCTGGTACCGGCGTGGTCCACTGCTCGCCTGCCTATGGCGTCGACGACTTCAATATCTGCAAGCAGTACGGCCTGAGCAACGATGACATCATTGGCCCGGTGCAGAGCAACGGCGTTTACGTCGACTCGCTGGAGTTCTTCGGTGGCCAGTTCATCTTCAAGGCCAACCAGAACATCGTCGACAAGCTGGCCGAAGTCGGCGCGTTGATGCACACCGAAGTCGTCAGCCACAGCTACATGCACTGCTGGCGCCACAAGACCCCGCTCATCTACCGCGCCACCGCGCAGTGGTTCGTGGGCATGGACAAGCAACCGGAAACCGGCGACACCCTGCGTGTGCGTGCGGTCAAGGCCATCGAAGAAACCAAGTTCGTCCCGGCCTGGGGCCAGGCGCGCCTGCACTCGATGATCGCCAATCGCCCGGACTGGTGCATCTCGCGTCAGCGTAACTGGGGCGTACCGATTCCGTTCTTCCTGCACAAGGCCACCGGCGAGTTGCACCCGCGCACCGTCGAACTGATGGAGCAGGTTGCACAGCGCGTCGAACAAGAGGGCATAGAGGCCTGGTTCAAGCTCGACGCCGCCGAACTGCTGGGCGATGAAGCCAACCAGTACGACAAGATCAGCGATACTCTGGACGTGTGGTTCGACTCCGGTACCACTCACTGGCACGTGTTGCGCGGTTCGCACCCGATGGGCCACGAGACCGGCCCGCGTGCCGACCTGTACCTCGAGGGTTCCGACCAGCACCGCGGCTGGTTCCACTCCTCGTTGCTGACCGGTTGCGCCATCGATAACCACGCGCCGTACCGCGAACTGCTCACCCACGGCTTCACGGTCGACGAGAACGGCCGCAAGATGTCCAAGTCGCTGGGCAACGTTATCGCGCCGCAAAAGGTCAACGACACCCTGGGTGCCGACATCATGCGTCTGTGGGTGGCCTCCACCGACTATTCCGGCGAAATCGCCGTGTCGGAAACCATCCTGCAGCGCAGCGCCGACGCCTATCGGCGGATCCGCAACACCGCGCGCTTCCTGCTCTCCAACCTGAGCGGTTTCAACCCGGCCACCGACCTGCTGCCCGCCGATGAAATGATCGCCCTGGACCGCTGGGCCGTCGACCGCACCCTGCTGCTGCAGCGCGAGCTCGAAGAGCACTACGGCGAATACCGTTTCTGGAACGTCTATTCCAAGGTGCATAACTTCTGTGTGCAGGAGCTGGGCGGTTTCTACCTGGACATCATCAAGGACCGCCAGTACACCACCGGCGCCGACAGCATCCCGCGGCGTTCCTGCCAGACCGCGCTGTACCACATCAGCGAAGCGTTGGTGCGCTGGATCGCGCCGATCCTGGCGTTCACCGCCGACGAGCTGTGGCAGTACCTGCCGGGCGAGCGCAACGAATCCGTCATGCTCAACACCTGGTACGAAGGCTTGACCGAGCTGCCGCAAGGCTTCGAGATGGGCCGCGAGTACTGGGAGCGGATCATGGCGGTCAAGGTCGCGGTCAACAAGGAAATGGAAAACCTGCGCGCGGCCAAGGTCATTGGCGGCAACCTGCAGGCCGAAGTGACCCTGTATGGCGACGAAGCCCTGAGTGCCGACCTGAACAAACTTGGCGACGAGCTACGTTTCGTGCTGATCACCTCCAAGGCCGCCGTAGCGCCGTTCGTGCAGGCACCGGCCGACGCCGTGGTCACCGAAGTGCCTGGCCTCAAGCTGCAAGTGGTCAAGTCCGGTGGAGTCAAGTGCGCTCGTTGCTGGCACTTCCGCGAAGACGTCGGCGTGAATCCCGAGCATCCGGAGATCTGCGGTCGCTGCGTCGACAACATCAGCGGTGCCGGCGAGGTGCGTCACTATGCCTAA
- a CDS encoding peptidylprolyl isomerase gives MTEQRISQNTEVTLHFALHLENGDTVDSTFDKSPATFKVGDGNLLPGFEAALFGFKAGDKRTVTVLPENAFGQPNPQNVQIMPRSQFEGMELSEGLLVIFNDAANTELPGVVKAFDAAQVTVDFNHPLAGKTLSFEVEILSVTAL, from the coding sequence GTGACTGAACAACGTATTTCGCAGAACACTGAGGTGACTCTGCACTTCGCTCTGCACCTGGAAAACGGTGACACTGTCGACAGCACGTTCGACAAGTCGCCGGCGACTTTCAAGGTCGGCGACGGCAACCTGCTGCCCGGCTTCGAGGCCGCGCTGTTCGGCTTCAAGGCCGGCGACAAGCGCACAGTGACCGTGCTGCCAGAAAACGCCTTTGGCCAACCGAACCCGCAGAACGTGCAGATCATGCCGCGTTCGCAGTTCGAGGGCATGGAGCTGTCCGAAGGCCTGTTGGTGATTTTCAACGACGCCGCCAACACCGAGCTGCCGGGCGTGGTCAAAGCCTTTGACGCCGCCCAGGTGACAGTCGACTTCAACCACCCGCTGGCGGGCAAGACCTTGAGTTTCGAGGTTGAAATCCTTTCGGTTACGGCCCTTTAA
- the ispH gene encoding 4-hydroxy-3-methylbut-2-enyl diphosphate reductase, with amino-acid sequence MHIKLANPRGFCAGVDRAIEIVNRALEVFGPPIYVRHEVVHNKFVVEDLRNRGAIFVEELDQVPDDVIVIFSAHGVSQAVRQEAAGRGLKVFDATCPLVTKVHIEVARYSRDGRECILIGHAGHPEVEGTMGQYDGSNGGAIYLVEDEQDVANLQVRNPEALAFVTQTTLSMDDTGRVIDALRARFPNIGGPRKDDICYATQNRQDAVKQLADECDVVLVVGSPNSSNSNRLRELAERLATPAYLIDGAEDMQRSWFDGIERIGVTAGASAPEVLVRGVIEQLQAWGATGADELAGRPENITFSMPKELRVKTIG; translated from the coding sequence ATGCACATCAAACTCGCCAACCCCCGTGGCTTCTGCGCTGGTGTGGACCGGGCGATCGAAATCGTCAACCGCGCCCTTGAAGTCTTCGGCCCACCGATCTACGTGCGCCACGAAGTGGTCCACAACAAGTTCGTGGTCGAAGACCTGCGCAATCGTGGCGCGATCTTCGTCGAAGAACTCGACCAGGTACCGGACGACGTCATCGTCATCTTCAGCGCCCACGGCGTCTCCCAGGCCGTGCGCCAGGAAGCGGCAGGGCGCGGCCTCAAAGTCTTCGACGCCACCTGCCCGCTGGTCACCAAGGTGCACATCGAGGTCGCCCGCTACAGCCGTGACGGCCGCGAGTGCATCCTCATCGGCCATGCCGGTCACCCGGAAGTCGAAGGCACCATGGGCCAGTACGACGGCAGCAATGGCGGCGCGATCTACCTGGTCGAAGACGAGCAGGATGTCGCCAACCTGCAGGTGCGCAACCCAGAAGCCCTGGCGTTCGTGACCCAGACCACCTTGTCGATGGACGACACCGGCCGCGTCATCGACGCCCTGCGCGCGCGCTTCCCCAACATCGGCGGCCCGCGCAAGGACGACATCTGCTACGCCACCCAGAACCGCCAGGACGCGGTCAAGCAACTGGCCGACGAGTGCGACGTGGTCCTGGTGGTCGGCAGCCCCAACAGTTCCAACTCCAATCGCCTGCGCGAACTGGCTGAACGGTTGGCGACGCCGGCATACCTGATCGACGGCGCCGAAGACATGCAACGCAGCTGGTTCGATGGCATCGAGCGCATTGGCGTTACGGCCGGGGCGTCGGCGCCTGAGGTGCTGGTGCGCGGTGTGATCGAGCAGTTGCAGGCCTGGGGCGCTACCGGGGCTGATGAGCTGGCTGGGCGGCCGGAGAACATCACGTTTTCGATGCCTAAAGAGTTACGCGTCAAGACCATTGGCTGA
- a CDS encoding GspH/FimT family pseudopilin, translated as MHQRGLTLIELLATVTILAILLHLAMPSFRQLINSNRQQVAANELLNAVRSARTEAVLRNQSVIIQPLEGDWAFGWRMIADVSGKGLSDPDNPVLAVRQSGGKVRIVGNYRLEKWVRFNGMGTPSYAGASPGNGTLFICDEGTGLTHSRVVINVPGRVQLLAGPDNTEPCSVSQWS; from the coding sequence ATGCATCAACGCGGCCTCACCCTGATCGAACTGCTCGCTACCGTGACTATCCTCGCCATTTTGCTGCACCTGGCGATGCCGTCGTTTCGCCAGTTGATCAACAGCAATCGGCAACAAGTCGCTGCGAACGAGTTGCTGAACGCTGTGCGTTCCGCCCGTACGGAAGCGGTCCTGCGAAATCAGTCGGTGATCATTCAGCCGCTCGAGGGCGACTGGGCGTTCGGCTGGAGGATGATTGCGGATGTGAGCGGCAAGGGCCTGAGCGATCCGGACAATCCAGTGCTGGCGGTACGCCAGAGTGGCGGCAAGGTGCGGATCGTCGGTAATTACCGACTGGAGAAATGGGTTCGCTTCAACGGCATGGGGACACCGTCTTACGCCGGGGCATCACCCGGCAATGGCACCCTCTTCATCTGCGATGAGGGTACCGGGCTGACCCACTCCCGGGTCGTTATAAACGTTCCCGGGCGGGTACAACTGCTCGCGGGCCCGGACAATACCGAGCCGTGCAGCGTCAGCCAATGGTCTTGA
- a CDS encoding thiamine pyrophosphate-dependent enzyme produces the protein MVFIDQVYGGDGLGNSCAIGALLARPDKPCVVVTGDGCMLMHGIEMQTAARYGIPLICIVMNNAALGNPKLRAERISPAMGKLHELPRHDWAGFARALGVEGVTVTEVSELLPALALAFSAKKAIVIDVFCENSPAPTDRFDAVGGGESLHFE, from the coding sequence GTGGTATTCATCGATCAAGTATATGGGGGCGATGGGTTGGGCAATTCCTGCGCTATTGGCGCGCTCCTGGCTCGGCCAGATAAGCCTTGTGTGGTTGTGACCGGTGATGGCTGCATGTTGATGCACGGTATTGAAATGCAGACGGCGGCCCGATACGGCATCCCATTGATTTGTATTGTCATGAACAATGCTGCCTTGGGCAATCCTAAGCTTCGTGCTGAGCGGATTAGTCCGGCGATGGGTAAACTTCATGAGTTGCCCCGGCACGATTGGGCGGGCTTTGCTCGGGCTTTGGGTGTGGAGGGGGTAACTGTTACTGAGGTATCCGAGCTTTTACCTGCACTGGCCCTGGCGTTTAGCGCAAAGAAGGCCATCGTGATCGACGTGTTCTGCGAGAACTCTCCCGCCCCCACTGATCGATTCGATGCGGTGGGGGGTGGGGAATCGCTGCATTTTGAGTAA
- a CDS encoding carboxymuconolactone decarboxylase family protein yields MSGDHEKKSLGMDELKNKYHPEDVAELQRLTEFFPDYMNMVVEFGLGEIWQRAGLSAREKELVVLSSLISQGDAERALRQHVYTSSQRQLPLEDILECLLLLSLYLGIPRTYNALEIIRSASEARP; encoded by the coding sequence GTGTCCGGCGATCATGAAAAAAAATCCCTTGGCATGGATGAGCTGAAAAATAAATATCACCCCGAAGACGTTGCCGAGCTGCAGCGATTAACCGAGTTCTTCCCTGATTATATGAACATGGTGGTCGAATTCGGCTTGGGTGAGATTTGGCAGCGTGCTGGTTTATCTGCTCGAGAAAAAGAGTTGGTTGTGCTCTCCAGCCTGATATCGCAGGGAGACGCCGAGCGCGCGCTACGGCAGCATGTATATACCTCTTCTCAGCGGCAATTGCCCCTTGAGGATATTCTCGAGTGCTTGCTGCTACTGTCCCTGTATCTGGGTATTCCGCGCACATACAACGCCTTGGAGATTATCCGTTCGGCCAGTGAGGCGCGGCCATGA
- the lspA gene encoding signal peptidase II, with protein sequence MPNSAGRFGRLGWLWISVLVFIVDQTSKYYFEHSLDLYQQIVVIPNYFSWMLAYNTGAAFSFLADGGGWQRWLFAMIAVVVSAVLIVWLKRLGRNDTWLAVALALVLGGALGNLYDRIMLGHVIDFIFVHWHEHGFPAFNVADSGITVGAIMLALDMFKTKKSGAPVRD encoded by the coding sequence ATGCCTAACTCTGCGGGGCGCTTCGGGCGCCTTGGCTGGCTGTGGATCAGTGTGCTGGTGTTCATCGTCGATCAGACCAGCAAGTACTACTTCGAGCACAGCCTGGATCTGTACCAGCAGATCGTGGTCATCCCCAACTACTTCAGTTGGATGCTGGCCTACAACACCGGTGCGGCCTTCAGCTTTTTGGCGGACGGCGGCGGCTGGCAGCGTTGGCTATTCGCGATGATCGCGGTGGTGGTCAGCGCCGTGCTGATCGTCTGGCTCAAGCGCCTGGGGCGCAACGACACTTGGCTCGCCGTCGCCCTGGCGCTGGTGCTGGGTGGCGCGCTGGGCAACCTGTACGACCGCATCATGCTCGGCCATGTGATCGATTTCATCTTCGTGCACTGGCACGAGCATGGCTTTCCGGCCTTCAACGTCGCTGACAGCGGCATTACCGTGGGCGCCATCATGCTGGCCCTGGATATGTTCAAAACCAAGAAGTCGGGAGCGCCTGTCCGTGACTGA